The DNA window CTGTATACCAATGCAATCTTTATTCATGACGAAGTTATCAGTGATAATTGGGTTTACAAGACAAAACCCTTtgcattaaaattaattacaaaagacatttattaaaatggaCTTGTTTGATGCAAGATATAATAGCTGTGCAAAATTTCATCACACAGAAATAGAAGGTTTACAATAGCTTATTGTGCAATAGATGTATGTGTACGAAAAAGGAACAGTTTAATAATGAAAGTTAAAACAAGAAGGAAGGACAAAATAAATCCATGAGACATCAATTGCAGTTCTCTGTGACTGATATCTAATATCTACCATCTTCTGACACATTAAGCGCACTTTAATACTGATTGTTTGTAAAAACTTGGCAACAATAAATGTTGATGATGTGGGGAGGACTAATTTTACCCTGCTCCCACTTAACGACTAGATTAGAAGGAGTAACTATCACAGACAAGACGCTATTCAAACACTCGTCAAAGCAAACATAAACACAACACTGTTTTTTAAAAtgggggaaaaaaagaaaaaaattcttcttcaGTGGAAGATGCAGAAAGAGCGTTTTGTTTCAGGTAATGCTGAACAATCCTATTCtggtttcaaaattaaaaaaacacaaatcgAGCACTACAGAGCATCCTGATTGTTGTAAAACATGAATCTGGGTCGAGACAAATCGCAGTAACACATCGTCAGTTGTAAAAATTGCAGTTCTAATAGTAATCTGTATTGAAAGTAATCTAGCTGAGCTGGAATGGGACACTGGTGTATTGTCATAATGGGAAAGGGAGGCAACCGAGGGCTGGTGGCGTTATGTCTGGTAGGCGCTGGTGAAGAAGAGGCCGTGCTGTCGTCCCATGTTGGACACAGTACTAGGGATGGGATGCTGAAAGGTTTTCTCATACATTCCGGGACCCGGAActttctgttaaaaaattagTAACAgtgtaaaaatcaaattataagacATGTGTTCTTTCAAATCGGAAGCCTGGTATGGCCGTGGTTGGCATTCATCCAATCTGATTCAAATTAGCATTCATCCAATCTGATTCAAATTAGAACTTCCATCCGCTCCTCGGATTTTGATATGTCCCATGGTAGGACCATCGAAAACCGTGGAGCGAatggaagttctaattttaCATTAGATTAGCTGCTTTTTATCTTCCTAATAAGTCAAGTTCTGCAAACAAATATTTTCCATGAAGTTCGATATAAAATTTGGACTATACTTGTGTCATTCtcattttagaaccattttaacaagacttggactttcagtaggacgtaactatTAATTTCTTGCGTCAGAACAAGTTAACATGAAAAGCAATAAAATAGACAGGCATACGTCAcgttgctgtttgacacaactacccaaagtccaagctcttgtttaaataattctaaattaccTCGATCCTGGAACCTGTAATTCttcatttatttgataatttagtTATTTAGTTCTTGTGAAGAGCCATTTAAAGCACGCCAAcccttattttcatttatccATATTTTATCTCTCCTTAAATTAGAGAGGAATCTTATCATTTGAATATATATGAAAGTCCTTCACCAAAGGATGCTTTGTACAAGGTTtcgttgaaattggcccaggtGTTTGAGAagatttgaaaatgtaaaaaggcAACACGCGGTCCGGTCAGCTTGTTGGACACAGGACAAAGTCATCCCTCAAGTTATGAGCCAAACATAGTGAATGGCCGTCTGTTTCTGAATTTGAAGGgttgatatttgtttttttaatgattatataCATCTGCACgttgttttctttcttcttttggATTTCGAATTAACGTACTAACCGTGTGTGAACTCGAAAATCGTGGGGTTCTAGATTTGAAGCTGGATGATATCGCCGTGTTGGATCGCTGGTGCCTGTGTTCATAATTCCCGGGGCCGGGGCCATCCCTCTGGAATCAGAACCACAGCAAATCATAACCATCGCATAAATATAAACTAGTCGCAGGACCATAAAAGatgataaaagttttaaaagaacaaaacaattattcaatatatattattgaCCGATACTCACAGGTCTAAATGGTAATGTCGGAAATCTCTTGTGCTGCGATTTGAACATATAATGTctacaaaatgtataaaaacatataaattataaaaaggtaattcatttataatatatatatgggtACATGTAGTCGAGTTATACATAAGGTGAGTTtcataaattattcataaatgatacaatatgtatattacattatattaatttaatgttCTCCTTTACACGGATATGCGTAGACATGGAATGCATGCAGTATCAGTGCAGGTGCgtggaaaaaaaacaacagaaaaacaaGGACTGGGAGCGACTCACTTGGACGATTGCCTGTCTGTTGTCAGTGTCAGGTATTTCTCCATGTCATACTGGCCCGGACTTACGTTTATATCCTGGAAATGGTGTCAAAAGTTTCcaataataagaaatttcatACGTTCCAAAGATTCTGCAATCAAGTTTGCGTAAAAcaatactttttatttattcagaaacattaatcatataaaaatttgtCTATTTTATGACTACTCAGTTACCAGACGCATACTGTGCCTATTAGTTTTGAGGTTCACGGTCGGATATGATACACATGTGATTTACGTAATCACATGTGATAGTTTAAGGTAAGCGTAAACGCAGATGTCGCCTTTTGTTGCAGTATTTACTACACCGTAATTAAGGAGCGTGTTTTCTGTGACAATGCACCACAGTGATATGTACCGGTATAAAAATAGTATATGTGAGATTttttaccctaaacacacaacttttatTTTAGGCCTTATCAATAATAGAACCGTTTTAAAAAGAGCTTTGACTTTCTGTGGGATGTAAACTATctagtttgctcatcaaaacaagctgtcaaaTATTGACCTGCTTTCTTCTAATTCGCTAAGAgaaattcattaatattcatggaCTGTCAAAACCGGAAAAATTGTTTGTCAAGATCTGCTCTGCTGTGTGAAATTGACGCTGTttcagcgaaatatacaccTCTGGGTGAAGTCGGGCGAGTGTAATTGCGTTCAATATATTCAAATCTATTAGCCAATGACTGGACAGTCCCCGCCTTCGTCAAATCGGAGTTTTCCACGTACTGCCCAAAgttcaagctcttgttaaaacggttcttAACAGGTTGCTCGCACTCATTTACTAGCATACGTCTCCATCTAAAAAAGGGGGTACAGTAcctaaaacttttaaaaacataatgttCTAATGAAGTAACATCATGTGCATGTATGTctcaagtaataaatacaatCAATCTTCTAAACAGGTGGCTTCGAATCgtcatttttatcaatatacgcggggtatttcttttttttttaaagtgacaAAGTTTACTAAATTGTGACAGCATAAAGTGATAGTGACTGAATCTTATATGTCTCTGATTGGGAGACAGGTACCACGTGATCTGTGTAACCGTGTGTATGTCTCCTATTGGATGACAATTTTCACGTGATTTGTTTAACATCGTGTACATGTGACATCCTCTCTTACTTGGAAGGCTGTCTTGTTGCTGTCATTGACAAGAATCGCTCTGTTTCGTATGCATTAGGACTAACGTTTACGTCCTAAAATTCATCAATAAGACTTGAAAGACGTACTTATACATTTACCAAACAACTTTTAACATATATCAGACAAAACACAGCCAATGTGAGGAAGACCGACCTTGTCTTTGTGTCCTATGACGAGGAAGTTCTGTTTACTTCTGTCGGTGGCCTTGAAGTTGTAGGTAGCAGGTGCTTGTTCTAATCTAAGTACAGGGagaaattatacaaaatcaaaaattgatttcttaaaaattacagAAAAGAATAATGTGCATGCAATATGGATTGCAAGTAAAATCAACATTTGATGATGCAGGTATAATATCACCGACTGCATGGACTGTGTTAGTTTCCGTTTTAGTAACAGCCAGATCATTGTTATAgattatttaaaaacttttaaatagcACAAGACTGAAAAGGATTGAACAGGCAAATGTGTTATCAATTAATGTTATAACGTTTAGTACCGAAGTACCAATAATAGACACTTTACAAAATATAGCACCAACTATTACAAGTGTAAGACTTCCTTGTGTTGGACTACCATACATGGTATACCGTACAGAATCTACATTGTCTTACCTATCTAGGAAGGGTTGAAACTCGTAAGCTCCCGGTAAGAGTATCGCACCCTTTCCGTGGGGGTGGGGGTCTATTTTTCTTCCGTCAGACTTAAACCTGTAGGTATTTTGTCTTCTCTGTAAATCTTCTAGAAATGTCCCACTCTCGTAGGCACCAGGGAGGGGAGTTTCCTGCgatcaagaaaaaaagaagaaaataaattttaacttcCAACAGatacatatacttgtattttACTTCATCCTAAATTTCAGGCTTTGGCCAATGATTTCATAATCAACTACATAGTTGGTCTGgcattttgaatcaaaattatcGACTTCGTGGCGAATTTCACATCAGAAAAAATGTTCCCTTTTTAGTTTTCTAccctttatatcaaaataatgttgCAAGCATAAGAAAGGTCATGAAAAACTGTCCCATCCTTGAATCAAACAGCTATATCTGATACAGATTTAACTTTGATGGGCAATTACAGGTCTTCTTTATAACTACGTAACCTTTTCagtgaaataaaaacaacacaaaactgGCGTTTACACAACAGTTGTATTTTACGATTTCCAACTTGAGTGCAAGAAATCGATGTGTCTTCTGCAACTTCTGCTATCAATGTCAGAGGAAGGGTGTATTGATCTAAGAGCAGTCATTAGGGACTGCAAAATCATAAATCTAGCGGACCTTACCCTGCCTGATTAGCGACTTGATTGCTGACATTTGTACTAAAGGGTTCAGAAGAATAGTTTAATCTTTAGAGATGTCGTGTGTCACTCTATAACCTAGGGATATCGCCAGAAACATTTACGATGTCGTTCAAACTCAAATTCCGCATACTGTTTTTTGAAGAAGATTGGATTGTTTTTCTGAGGTATTAGTTTATTTATATCTCCCGTCGGAGAACACTTATTTAATAAGCCATATTACTATTGTACTCACACAACCAGTAACAGATCCACTCACACTTCGTGAACAATTTCACTCCCACCACGTGACATGTAGGCTATCCACTCACACCACATGACATTTAGACAGTTCCACTCACACCAGGTGACATGTAGGCTATCCACTCACACCACATGACATTTAGACAGTTCCACTCACACCAGGTGA is part of the Crassostrea angulata isolate pt1a10 chromosome 3, ASM2561291v2, whole genome shotgun sequence genome and encodes:
- the LOC128176566 gene encoding protein STPG4-like isoform X1 → MASRLTHATPLTPVQEKTSRLTTPHMTPPAQAKKTVTRPASTPPEDNQLRHPWLKRKALGDEYETPVTEREGWWRTYIRETPLPGAYESGTFLEDLQRRQNTYRFKSDGRKIDPHPHGKGAILLPGAYEFQPFLDRLEQAPATYNFKATDRSKQNFLVIGHKDKDINVSPGQYDMEKYLTLTTDRQSSKHYMFKSQHKRFPTLPFRPRDGPGPGNYEHRHQRSNTAISSSFKSRTPRFSSSHTKVPGPGMYEKTFQHPIPSTVSNMGRQHGLFFTSAYQT
- the LOC128176566 gene encoding protein STPG4-like isoform X2 gives rise to the protein MASRLTHATPLTPVQEKTSRLTTPHMTPPAQAKKTVTRPASTPPEDNQLRHPWLKRKALGDEYETPVTEREGWWRTYIRETPLPGAYESGTFLEDLQRRQNTYRFKSDGRKIDPHPHGKGAILLPGAYEFQPFLDRLEQAPATYNFKATDRSKQNFLVIGHKDKDVNVSPNAYETERFLSMTATRQPSKHYMFKSQHKRFPTLPFRPRDGPGPGNYEHRHQRSNTAISSSFKSRTPRFSSSHTKVPGPGMYEKTFQHPIPSTVSNMGRQHGLFFTSAYQT